One segment of Eschrichtius robustus isolate mEscRob2 chromosome 3, mEscRob2.pri, whole genome shotgun sequence DNA contains the following:
- the RBP7 gene encoding retinoid-binding protein 7 isoform X2, with protein sequence MPADLSGTWNLLSSDNLEGYMLALDTDFATRKIAKLLKPQKVIEQNGDSFTIHTNSSFRNYLVKFKVGEEFDEDNKGLDNRKCKSLVIWDNDRLTCVQKGEKKNRGWTHWIEGDQLHLEMFCEGQVCKQTFQRA encoded by the exons ATGCCCGCCGACCTCAGCGGCACCTGGAACCTGCTCAGCAGCGACAACTTGGAGGGCTACATGCTGGCCCTAG atactGACTTTGCCACTCGTAAGATAGCCAAGCTGCTGAAACCACAGAAAGTGATTGAGCAGAATGGGGATTCTTTTACCATCCACACgaacagcagcttcaggaactaCCTTGTGAAATTTAAAGTTGGAGAAGAATTTGATGAGGATAACAAAGGCCTGGATAACAGAAAATGCAAG AGCTTGGTCATCTGGGACAATGACAGACTCACCTGTGTGCAGAAGGGGGAAAAGAAGAACAGAGGCTGGACCCATTGGATTGAAGGGGACCAACTCCACCTG GAAATGTTCTGTGAAGGCCAAGTGTGCAAACAAACGTTCCAGAGAGCTTGA
- the RBP7 gene encoding retinoid-binding protein 7 isoform X1, giving the protein MWMFRLETQQPTHPSEVTGRNHRARRSREVPLPGQWSCRIITRNCLSQDCLIDTDFATRKIAKLLKPQKVIEQNGDSFTIHTNSSFRNYLVKFKVGEEFDEDNKGLDNRKCKSLVIWDNDRLTCVQKGEKKNRGWTHWIEGDQLHLEMFCEGQVCKQTFQRA; this is encoded by the exons ATGTGGATGTTCCGGCTGGAAACCCAGCAGCCAACTCATCCCAGTGAGGTAACCGGCAGGAATCACAGAGCCAGGAGAAGCAGAGAGGTGCCACTTCCGGGACAATGGAGCTGCCGTATCATCACCCGCAACTGCTTATCCCAGGACTGCTTGATAG atactGACTTTGCCACTCGTAAGATAGCCAAGCTGCTGAAACCACAGAAAGTGATTGAGCAGAATGGGGATTCTTTTACCATCCACACgaacagcagcttcaggaactaCCTTGTGAAATTTAAAGTTGGAGAAGAATTTGATGAGGATAACAAAGGCCTGGATAACAGAAAATGCAAG AGCTTGGTCATCTGGGACAATGACAGACTCACCTGTGTGCAGAAGGGGGAAAAGAAGAACAGAGGCTGGACCCATTGGATTGAAGGGGACCAACTCCACCTG GAAATGTTCTGTGAAGGCCAAGTGTGCAAACAAACGTTCCAGAGAGCTTGA